The proteins below come from a single Neospora caninum Liverpool complete genome, chromosome IX genomic window:
- a CDS encoding putative GRIP domain-containing protein, whose product MAKELPETAEVEREFEDGDEGAVEHEDDESDRGRGGRNAGETDRDETLITGAVRATSQQQWRQQEQQDTAGSWCRRKKGKPKTWRRGGSKASRKCSNFFSSGDNWNAPTSTGGKACDAWALGPSGLRPENGGADAPHPEAAKGKEGTEEGSEGEEKEDDDEETEEETGEETGEETGEEEEEVERCSWGGEGARMSQLTGTGLLGALNESPLGASPSSSFLFGRASSSGPQQTSGFASLQTPAATTAAKAASASLSASAAAASSFFSTLTSTLASGTFPAPSRHRSAETPRGTADGLVANAITGGEVASGNAATPLRTAPRDSPSASGVPAPAKPYQLFDEDDPPATPGEGADDAGGDLAEKLMLQRLVRRRERELRAALKRMRKLEETVAAQGAERHQERELLLDVLKQNGLFEADPSRKARGVEAASRPDEEGVASFSQADGQVGCTDTRAADELTEDDALMGIQKLANLLRQLEEENRVLLLFAQMVFPTYPGFSGATPLHAAPRESAWTAVSRTGQQRRPPLDFEDLRTSWLEQEEARGVAAVQAQHLALATAREWEQQAQKAEQEGAELRATVAELKQQVAKVTKEKAHLLVGRLQRAGAAPSGSHASSARRLDACEGRERDLCPNCLAVSAAAARAVEAANAASGKSQDAQSADSRNLLNGGEGASGEKGGGATPSARDEATGGAVRKERGDPPDWEREGERGDGALGEASHGEPEQAAGRRTSQDETRSPIDSEEVCGGTGSEKKGVCDSSPEDGAPEGVARANREASGSPFSFVEGTKESGNTVSSACTKATRKRPGDASPLAATERDESPESSLRAEVAELKRKLEEAQSAFGRHREQAWELLGEKEETLNRLRQKLATLQRQRQGPSAALNDSDAPGSDVYVDASVGSAASHLTFGASMPIGGVDPGAVVQEMAVRQTQALTEIRGLQDALQQAREEVLRERGESERLRRKLKDASKLRDSQGRATSLPGAGGDGTGGCQENVEAPRGRENTRKTSVSASLEGVEEDDGVIRDGQYLRNVLIRYVQYQRGGNEKAAVSLLPVLATVLKMNEDERRQMLETGGTGPLAGAAGALYAVAQHLGLP is encoded by the exons ATGGCCAAAGAGCTAccagagacggcggaagTCGAAAGAGAATTCGAAGATGGAGACGAAGGTGCGGTCGagcacgaagacgacgaatcAGACAGAGGACGGGGCGGCCGCAACGCGGGAGAGaccgacagagacgagactCTGATCACCGGCGCGGTGCGCGCAACGTCGCAGCAAcagtggagacagcaggaacAGCAGGACACCGCAGGCAGCTGGtgccggaggaagaagggaaaaccaAAGACTTGGAGGAGGGGCGGCTCGAAGGCTTCCCGCAAGTGCAGCAACTTCTTCAGCAGTGGAGACAACTGGAACGCCCCGACATCGACGGGCGGCAAGGCGTGCGACGCTTGGGCTCTCGGTCCATCGGGGCTGAGACCTGAGAACGGCGGCGCTGACGCACCGCATCCCGAGGCAGCgaaaggcaaagaaggaacagaagaaggatcagaaggagaggaaaaggaagatgacgacgaagagacagaagaagagacaggagaagagacaggagaagagacaggagaagaggaagaggaagtagAACGGTGTTCTTggggaggcgaagggg CGAGGATGTCGCAGTTAACAGGGACAGGCCTTCTCGGAGCTCTCAACGAGTCTCCtctcggcgcgtctccttcgtcctctttcctctttggGCGGGCATCGTCTTCTGGCCCTCAACAGACATCCGgattcgcttctctccagacCCCAGCAGCCACCACCGCTGCGAAGGCTGCCTCGGCAtcgctctcggcctccgcagccgcagcgtcttctttcttctcgacgcTCACCTCCACGCTCGCTTCCGGCACCTTCCCCGCGCCGAGTCGCCATCGCAGTGCAGAGACGCCCAGAGGGACTGCCGACGGCCTCGTCGCGAACGCCATAACTGGAGGCGAAGTCGCCAGCGGGAACGCCGCGACGCCGCTCCGGACCGCGCCGAGGGACAGTCCGTCTGCCTCGGGTGTTCCTGCGCCCGCCAAACCGTATCAGTTGTTTGACGAGGATGACCCGCCGGCGACTCCGGGCGAGGGCGcggacgacgcaggcgggGACCTCGCGGAGAAGTTGATGCTCCAGCGCCTGGTGCGCCGGCGCGAACGCGAGCTCCGGGCCGCCCTCAAGCGCATGCGGAAGCTGGAAGAAACCGTGGCGGCGCAGGGCGCCGAGCGCCACCAAGAACGGGAACTGTTGTTGGATGTCCTGAAACAGAACGGGCTTTTCGAGGCGGACCCGtcgcggaaggcgcgaggcgtcGAGGCTGCGTCGCGACCGGACGAGGAGGGCGTTGCCTCCTTCAGCCAAGCCGACGGCCAGGtggggtgtacagacacccgagcCGCAGACGAGCTGACGGAGGACGATGCACTGATGGGGATCCAGAAGCTGGCGAACTTGCTCCGGCagctggaagaagaaaaccgagTTCTCCTGCTCTTTGCGCAGATGGTTTTCCCGACCTATCCGGGGTTTTCCGGCGCCACGCCCCTCCACGCCGCTCCGCGGGAGTCTGCTTGGACCGCCGTCTCGCGCACGGGCCAGCAGCGGCGGCCACCGCTGGACTTTGAAGACCTGCGAACATCCTGGCtagagcaggaagaggctCGGGGCGTTGCGGCGGTCCAGGCGCAACACCTTGCGCTGGCGACCGCCCGCGAGTGGGAGCAacaggcgcagaaggccgagcaggaaggcgccgagttGCGCGCGACTGTCGCCGAGTTGAAGCAGCAAGTGGCGAAGGTGACCAAGGAAAAGGCGCATCTCCTCGTCGGCCGTCTGCAGCGCGCGGGCGCGGCCCCGTCGGGATCCCATGCGAGCTcagcgcggcgcctcgacgcTTGCGAAGGCCGTGAGCGCGATCTCTGTCCGAACTGTTTGGCGGTgtcggcggctgcggcgcgcgccgtGGAAGCGGCGAACGCCGCTTCGGGAAAGTCGCAAGACGCGCAGAGCGCGGACTCGAGAAATCTTTTgaacggcggcgaaggcgcttcTGGAGAGAAGGGTGGGGGCGCGACGCCGTCAGCCCGCGACGAAGCGACTGGCGGAGCCgtgcggaaagagaggggcgacCCTCCTgactgggagagagaaggagaaagaggagacggggcaTTAGGCGAGGCGAGTCACGGGGAGCCCGAACAGGCGGCAGGTCGAAGGACCTCGCAGGATGAAACCCGTTCGCCGATCGACAGTGAGGAAGTTTGTGGGGGGAcagggagcgagaaaaagggggtTTGTGACTCGAGCCCAGAAGACGGAGCACCAGAGGGCGTGGCAAGGGCCAACAGGGAGGCGTCCGGATCGCCATTCAGCTTCGTTGAAgggacgaaggagagcggAAACACGGTCTCTAGTGCCTGTACCAAGGCCACGCGCAAGCGGCCGGgcgacgcctcgccgctggctgcgacagagcgagacgagTCTCCGGAGTCGTCTTTGCGCGCTGAGGTTGCAGAATTGAAGCGAAAGCTGGAAGAGGCACAGAGTGCGTTTGGGCGCCATCGGGAGCAAGCGTGGGAACTTCttggagaaaaggaggagacacTGAATCGCCTTCGACAGAAACTCGCGACTCtccagcgacagagacaggggccGTCTGCGGCCTTGAATGACTCCGATGCGCCGGGTTCAGACGTATACGTCGATGCCAGCGTGGGGAGCGCCGCTTCGCACCTGACCTTCGGAGCCTCGATGCCCATCGGGGGGGTGGACCCTGGAGCCGTGGTGCAGGAGATGGCTGTTCGACAAACCCAGGCGTTGACAGAGATCCGCGGGCTTCAGGACGCGCTCCAGCAGGCTCGTGAGGAAGTCTtgcgcgagcgaggagaaagtgAGAGGCTGCGGAGGAAGCTAAAAGACGCGAGCAAGCTCAGAGACAGTCAAGGGCGGGCGACTTCCTTGCCTGGAGCGGGCGGCGACGGAACGGGAGGTTGCCAGGAGAACGTGGAGGCCCCGCGGGGCCGGGAAAACACTCGGAAGACATCGGTGTCCGCTAGCCTGGAGGGAgtagaggaagacgacggcgtGATCCGAGATGGACAGTATTTGCGGAACGTGTTGATTCGCTACGTCCAGTACCAGCGCGGAGGCAACGAGAAggctgctgtctcgctgctACCGGTCCTTGCCACGGTCCTCAAGATgaacgaggacgagaggcggCAGATGCTCGAGACTGGAGGGACAGGGCCtctcgcaggcgccgcgggaGCGCTCTACGCTGTTGCGCAGCACCTCGGTCTGCCTTGA
- a CDS encoding small GTP-binding protein domain containing protein, related: MEASGCRRQEPRSPTSLPFRSGDSPLSSPLARELGSHPSSGFSSGASCGQRLFRVLHVAALLCRFLLKQVLRGAAALSLATREVCRSCCSGLGRALSDAGWSSCPWETDGVYADGAGAAGSGSGRDDGKKTGPPCRLRLLLSGPRQAGKTALLYRLKIGGFIPTVPSMGVQREEFSVTLDVHRPAAPSAPGPQAVSSKTKFSASANARQSSSKAGRPQRSDSPGALDRASSVSLLEEGFMSGADAAGGGKSSRLVEAPVPSPVPCTVERRKCSLVVWDLAGGDGIETRWRATQEACDAVVYVLDSTLFTGLEKSSVKQRALEDARREILALFYEEYFVLHKNVRFLLFASKQDLRSAAPALQVLELLDLPEDLRERLHVVPCSAVSGEGLLKGLEWLSSTARCSCFSAGDGDRSTVDSSWLPPSCPAAKPTASAVQDAECSSSGGRESPSTGKAWRSNPSCQACTKGHTFLPEPGVSGQLCAPATAERPGASAAWNEAETNDILGQAGAETCEKPRSAGRRDAPAVDLLSFRQELRDPVDVSTGSQRSAQMAELEL, from the exons ATGGAAGCCTCGGGATGTAGGCGCCAGGAGCCGCGCAGCCCtacgtctcttccctttcggtCAGGAGACTCTCCCCTTTCGTCGCCGCTCGCTCGTGAACTGGGTTCGCATCCGTCCTCCGGTTTCTCCTCAGGCGCCTCCTGTGGacagcgcctcttccgtgTCCTCCATGTTGCCGCGCTTCTGTGCCGGTTTCTCCTCAAACAGGTGTTGCGTGGGGCTGCAGCTCTCAGCCTAGCGACGCGCGAGGTTTGCCGCTCCTGCTGCTCCGGCCTCGGTCGCGCCTTGTCCGACGCCGGCTGGTCGAGCTGTCCCTGGGAGACAGATGGAGTGTATGCAGAcggcgcgggcgcggcggGTTCTGGAAGCGGGCGAGAtgacggaaagaaaacggggcCGCCGTGCCGgcttcgcctgctgctcAGCGGCCCGCGACAGGCTGGCAAGACGGCGCTTCTGTATCGCCTGAAAATCGGAGGCTTCATTCCCACTGTCCCCTCGATGGGTGTTCAGCG GGAGGAGTTCTCCGTGACGCTGGACGTGCATCGCCCGGCTGCACCATCTGCGCCCGGGCCTCAGGCCGTCTCGTCGAAAACGAAGTTCTCTGCGTCCGCGAATGCGCGACAAAGCTCGTCGAAGGCAGGGAGACCGCAGCGGTCAGACAGCCCCGGGGCCCTCGACCGCGCATCCagtgtctcccttctcgagGAAGGCTTCATGAGCGGCGCAGATGCAGCGGGCGGAGGAAAgtcctcgcgtctcgtcgAAGCGCCAGTACCGTCCCCAGTCCCCTGCACAGTAGAGCGGCGAAAATGCTCTCTCGTCGTGTGGGACCTCGCCGGCGGCGATGGCATCGAAACCCGGtggcgagcgacgcaggag GCGTGCGACGCGGTGGTGTACGTTCTCGACAGCACTCTGTTCACGGGCTTGGAGAAGTCTTCCGTCAAACAACGCGCATTAGAAGATGCCCGTCGGGAGATCCTGGCGCTGTTTTACGAGGAGTATTTCGTGCTGCACAAAAACGTCAGGTTTTTGCTCTTCGCCAGCAAACAG GATCTGCGGAGCGCGGCACCGGCCTTGCAGGTCCTGGAGCTCTTGGATTTGCCCGAAGATCTTCGGGAAAG GCTACACGTCGTACCCTGCAGCGCGGTTTCCGGGGAAGGCCTGTTGAAGGGTTTGGAATGGCTCTCGAGTACCGCCCGCTGCTCCTGCTTCTCCGCTGGAGATGGCGACAGATCGACGGTCGACAGTTCCTGGCTGCCTCCATCCTGTCCTGCGGCAAAGCCGACAGCCTCGGCGGTCCAGGACGCCGAGTGCTCTTCTAGCGGGGGCCGGGAGAGTCCTTCGACTGGCAAGGCTTGGCGCTCGAATCCGTCATGCCAGGCCTGCACGAAAGGACACACTTTTCTCCCGGAGCCTGGTGTGTCGGGGCAACTTTGCGCACcggcgacagcagagaggcctGGCGCGTCGGCCGCGTggaacgaagcagagacaaacgatATTTTGGGACAAGCAGGCGCAGAAACCTGTGAGAAGCCCAGGAGCGCAGGCAGAAGGGACGCACCGGCGGTTGATTTGTTATCTTTCCGGCAGGAGCTTAGAGACCCGGTAGACGTGTCCACAGGAAGCCAGCGGTCGGCGCAGATGGCTGAACTTGAGTTGTGA